In Cervus elaphus chromosome 5, mCerEla1.1, whole genome shotgun sequence, the following proteins share a genomic window:
- the KRT36 gene encoding keratin, type I cuticular Ha6, with product MASQLCSPIFSSGSLRGHCGTTSGISRVSCVRSVGSCRVPSLAGVSGSASSVRLGLSSLGSCLPGSFLSSGFHSSGFAGTGGWFCEGAFNGNEKETMQFLNDRLANYLEKVRQLERENAELESRIREWYESQIPYICPDYQSYFKTIEELQQKILLTKADNARLVLQIDNAKLAADDFRTKYETELGMRQLVEADTNGLRRILDELTLCKADLEMQVESLKEELLCLKKNHEEEVNTLRCQLGDRLNVEVDAAPPVDLNKILDEMRCQYETLVENNRRDVETWFNTQTEELNQQVVSSSEQLQCCQTEIIELRRNVNALEIELQAQHSMRNSLESTLAETEGRYSSQLAQMQGLIGNVEAQLAEIRCDLERQNQEYQVLLDVKARLESEIATYRRLLEGEDCKLPAHPCATECKPAARVPYVSSGPCAPGPQLSTQIRTITEEFRDGKIISSREHVQPL from the exons ATGGCCTCCCAGCTCTGCTCCCCGATCTTCTCCTCTGGGTCCCTCAGGGGCCACTGCGGCACAACCAGCGGCATCTCTCGGGTGTCCTGTGTCCGCTCCGTGGGCTCCTGCAGGGTGCCCAGCCTTGCTGGTGTTTCGGGGTCAGCCTCCTCCGTCAGGCTGGGCCTCTCCAGCCTTGGGAGCTGCTTGCCTGGTTCCTTCCTGTCCTCTGGGTTCCATTCCTCTGGCTTTGCCGGGACCGGGGGCTGGTTCTGTGAGGGCGCCTTCAATGGCAACGAGAAGGAGACCATGCAGTTCCTGAATGATCGCCTGGCTAACTACCTGGAGAAGGTGCGGCAGCTGGAGCGGGAGAACGCAGAGCTGGAGAGCCGCATCCGGGAGTGGTACGAGTCTCAGATCCCGTACATCTGCCCCGACTACCAGTCCTACTTCAAGACCATTGAGGAGCTCCAGCAGAAG ATCCTGCTGACCAAGGCTGACAACGCCAGGCTGGTCCTGCAAATTGACAATGCCAAGCTGGCTGCTGACGACTTCCGGACCAA GTACGAGACGGAGCTGGGCATGCGGCAGCTAGTGGAGGCCGACACCAACGGCCTGCGCCGGATCCTGGATGAGCTGACCCTGTGCAAGGCTGACCTGGAGATGCAGGTGGAGTCTCTGAAGGAGGAGCTGCTGTGTCTCAAGAAGAACCACGAGGAG GAAGTCAATACACTCCGATGCCAGCTTGGGGACCGGCTGAATGTGGAGGTGGATGCTGCTCCCCCGGTGGACCTCAACAAGATCCTGGATGAGATGAGATGCCAGTATGAGACCCTAGTGGAGAATAACCGCAGAGATGTGGAGACCTGGTTCAACACCCAG ACCGAGGAGTTGAACCAGCAGGTGGTGTCCAGTTCGGAGCAGCTGCAGTGCTGCCAGACAGAGATCATCGAGCTGAGACGCAACGTCAACGCCCTGGAGATCGAGCTGCAGGCTCAGCACAGCATG CGGAATTCCCTAGAATCCACCCTGGCAGAGACTGAGGGCCGCTACAGCTCCCAACTGGCCCAGATGCAGGGCCTGATCGGCAACGTGGAGGCTCAGCTGGCCGAGATCCGCTGCGACCTGGAACGGCAGAACCAGGAGTACCAGGTGTTGCTGGATGTCAAGGCCCGGCTGGAGTCAGAGATCGCCACCTACCGCCGCCTGCTCGAGGGAGAAGACTGCAA GCTGCCTGCCCATCCTTGTGCCACGGAATGCAAGCCTGCTGCTAGAGTTCCTTACGTCTCGAGCGGGCCCTGTGCCCCGGGCCCCCAGCTCAGCACCCAGATCCGCACCATCACAGAGGAGTTCAGAGATGGGAAGATCATTTCTTCCAGGGAGCATGTGCAGCCACTGTAA
- the KRT13 gene encoding keratin, type I cytoskeletal 13, giving the protein MSCRLQSSSASYGGGFGGGSCQLGGGRSISTCSTRFVSGGSAGGFGGGVSCGFGGGAGSGYGAGFGGGFGGGFGGGFGGGFGGGFGDFGGGDGGLLSGNEKITMQNLNDRLASYLEKVRALEEANADLEVKIRDWHLKQTPTSPERDYSPYFKTINELRDKILAATIDNNRIILEIDNARLAADDFRLKYENELTLRQSVEADINGLRRVLDELTLTKTDLEMQIESLNEELAYLKKNHEEEMKEFSNQMVGQVNVEMDATPGIDLTRVLAEMREQYEAMAEKNRRDAEEWFHSKSAELNKEVSSSTAMIQTSKTEITELRRTLQGLEIELQSQLSMKAGLESTLAETECRYALQLQQIQGLISSIEAQLSELRSEMECQNQEYKMLLDIKTRLEQEIATYRSLLEGQDAKLIGFPTGGTSSNSSGRRVLDNNRP; this is encoded by the exons ATGAGCTGTCGCCTGCAGAGTTCCTCCGCCAGCTATGGAGGTGGCTTCGGGGGTGGCTCCTGCCAGCTCGGAGGAGGTCGCAGTATCTCTACCTGCTCAACCCGGTTTGTCTCCGGGGGATCTGCTGGGGGCTTTGGGGGTGGTGTGAGCTGCGGCTTCGGTGGAGGGGCCGGTAGTGGCTATGGGGCTGGCTTCGGAGGCGGCTTTGGAGGTGGCTTCGGAGGTGGCTTTGGTGGGGGTTTTGGTGGAGGCTTCGGTGACTTCGGCGGTGGAGATGGCGGCCTCCTCTCTGGCAACGAGAAGATCACCATGCAGAATCTCAACGACCGCCTGGCCTCCTACCTGGAGAAGGTGcgtgccctggaggaggccaaTGCCGACCTGGAGGTGAAGATCCGAGACTGGCACCTAAAGCAGACCCCGACCAGCCCAGAGCGTGACTACAGTCCCTACTTCAAGACCATCAATGAACTCCGGGACAAG ATCTTGGCGGCCACCATTGACAACAACCGGATCATCCTGGAGATTGATAATGCCCGGCTGGCTGCTGACGACTTCAGGCTCAA gtATGAGAATGAGCTGACCCTGCGCCAGAGCGTGGAGGCCGACATCAATGGCCTGCGCAGGGTGCTGGACGAGCTGACCCTGACCAAGACCGACCTGGAGATGCAGATCGAGAGCCTGAATGAGGAGCTGGCCTACCTGAAGAAGAACCAcgaggag GAGATGAAGGAGTTCAGCAACCAGATGGTCGGCCAGGTCAACGTGGAGATGGATGCCACCCCAGGCATTGACCTGACCCGCGTGCTGGCAGAGATGAGGGAGCAGTATGAGGCCATGGCAGAGAAGAACCGCCGGGATGCAGAGGAATGGTTCCACAGCAAG AGCGCTGAGCTGAACAAGGAGGTGTCTTCCAGCACGGCCATGATCCAGACCAGCAAGACAGAGATCACCGAGCTCAGGCGCACGCTCCAGGGCCTGGAGATCGAGCTGCAGTCCCAGCTGAGCATG AAAGCCGGGCTGGAGAGCACGCTGGCGGAGACGGAGTGCCGCTACGCCCTGCAGCTGCAGCAGATCCAGGGCCTCATCAGCAGCATCGAGGCCCAGCTGAGCGAGCTCCGCAGTGAGATGGAGTGCCAGAACCAGGAGTACAAGATGCTGCTGGACATCAAGACGCGGCTGGAACAGGAGATTGCCACCTACCGCAGCCTGCTGGAGGGCCAGGATGCCAA gTTGATCGGTTTCCCCACAGGAG GAACCTCCAGCAACAGCTCTGGTCGCCGGGTTCTAGATAACAATAGGCCTTAA